A region of Pseudomonas sp. Marseille-Q3773 DNA encodes the following proteins:
- the coq7 gene encoding 2-polyprenyl-3-methyl-6-methoxy-1,4-benzoquinone monooxygenase: MATERHYSPLDRLLLQADTAMRTLLPFSGQPARPSPAIIQPEVDLDEQQARHVAGLMRINHTGEVCAQALYQGQALTAKLPEVRRAMEHAAEEEVDHLAWCEQRIRQLNSHPSVLNPLFYGMSFGIGALAGLVSDKVSLGFVAATEHQVCKHLDEHLEQIPQEDEKSRAILEQMRIDEEQHADSALAAGGYRFPAPVRLGMSLLAKVMTKSTYRI, from the coding sequence ATGGCTACCGAACGTCACTACTCGCCGCTCGACCGCTTGTTGCTGCAGGCCGATACCGCCATGCGCACCTTGCTGCCCTTCAGCGGCCAACCCGCTCGTCCTTCGCCGGCCATCATCCAGCCGGAGGTCGACCTGGATGAGCAGCAGGCTCGCCACGTTGCCGGGCTGATGCGTATCAACCACACCGGTGAAGTCTGTGCCCAGGCGCTGTACCAGGGCCAGGCCCTGACCGCCAAGCTGCCTGAAGTGCGCAGGGCCATGGAGCATGCCGCCGAGGAAGAAGTGGACCACCTGGCCTGGTGTGAGCAGCGTATCCGCCAGCTGAACAGCCACCCCAGCGTGCTCAACCCGTTGTTCTACGGTATGTCGTTCGGCATCGGCGCCCTCGCCGGGCTGGTCAGCGACAAGGTCAGCCTGGGCTTCGTCGCTGCCACCGAGCACCAGGTCTGCAAGCACCTCGATGAACACCTGGAGCAGATCCCGCAGGAGGACGAAAAGTCCCGGGCCATTCTCGAACAGATGCGCATCGATGAGGAACAGCACGCCGACTCCGCCCTGGCAGCCGGTGGTTATCGCTTCCCCGCTCCCGTCCGCCTTGGCATGAGCCTGCTGGCCAAGGTCATGACCAAGAGTACCTACCGTATCTGA
- a CDS encoding lipoate--protein ligase family protein — MTDQPLALTVEQGLHAEQELLAAVCRGERDSGVLFWRPTDHALVMPRRMSRLDNFEAACAELAIAGWPVLLRETGGEPVPQSHATVNVALVYVAPRSEGDHGRIENAYERLCLPLCNVLREWGGVASVGEIDGAFCDGRYNVNLNGRKLVGTAQRWRQGLGGKRPVVLVHGALLLDNERESMVAAVNRFNECCELDQRCRAEAHIALHEVAPEAPWFERLSQAYAKVLADLPSD; from the coding sequence ATGACCGATCAACCCCTGGCCCTGACCGTCGAACAAGGCCTGCACGCCGAACAGGAGCTGTTGGCCGCCGTGTGCCGCGGCGAGCGCGACAGTGGCGTACTGTTCTGGCGCCCTACCGACCACGCCCTGGTCATGCCGCGGCGCATGAGCCGCCTGGACAATTTCGAAGCCGCCTGTGCGGAGCTGGCGATTGCCGGCTGGCCGGTGCTGCTGCGCGAAACCGGCGGCGAGCCCGTGCCGCAGTCGCATGCGACGGTAAACGTTGCACTGGTCTATGTCGCCCCACGCAGCGAAGGTGACCATGGCCGTATCGAAAACGCATACGAGCGCCTGTGCCTGCCGCTATGCAACGTGCTGCGCGAGTGGGGCGGCGTGGCCTCGGTGGGGGAGATCGATGGGGCCTTCTGCGACGGCCGCTACAACGTCAACCTCAATGGCCGCAAACTGGTGGGCACCGCACAACGCTGGCGCCAGGGCCTGGGCGGCAAGCGCCCGGTGGTGCTGGTGCATGGTGCGCTGCTGCTGGACAACGAGCGCGAGTCGATGGTGGCAGCGGTGAACCGCTTCAACGAGTGCTGCGAACTGGATCAGCGCTGCCGTGCCGAGGCACACATCGCGTTGCATGAAGTGGCGCCCGAGGCGCCCTGGTTCGAGCGCCTGTCGCAGGCCTATGCCAAGGTGCTGGCGGACCTGCCCAGCGATTAG
- a CDS encoding histidine triad nucleotide-binding protein, giving the protein MDDLFIKIINREIPAKIIYEDDQVLAFHDIAPQAPVHFLVIPKKHIRTLNDLTEEDKGLAGHILFTAQRLARELGCEDGFRVVMNCNEQGGQTVYHIHMHVLGQRQMHWPPG; this is encoded by the coding sequence GTGGACGATTTATTCATCAAGATCATCAACCGGGAAATCCCGGCGAAGATCATCTACGAGGACGACCAGGTCCTGGCATTCCACGATATCGCCCCCCAGGCGCCCGTGCATTTTCTGGTCATCCCGAAAAAGCACATCCGCACCCTCAATGACCTGACCGAAGAAGACAAGGGCCTGGCGGGTCACATCCTGTTCACCGCCCAGCGCCTGGCCAGGGAACTTGGCTGCGAGGACGGCTTCCGCGTAGTCATGAACTGCAACGAGCAAGGTGGCCAGACCGTTTACCACATCCACATGCACGTGCTTGGCCAGCGCCAGATGCACTGGCCACCGGGCTGA
- the argC gene encoding N-acetyl-gamma-glutamyl-phosphate reductase, translated as MIKVGIVGGTGYTGVELLRLLAQHPQAEVAVITSRSEAGGAVADMYPNLRGHYDGLAFSVPDSKTLAACDVVFFATPHGVAHALAGELLAAGTKVIDLSADFRLQDAAEWGKWYGQPHGAPELLKDAVYGLPEVNREKIRQARLIAVPGCYPTATQLGFLPLLEAGLADPSRLIADCKSGVSGAGRGAAVGSLFCEAGESMKAYAVKGHRHLPEISQGLRLAAGKDIGLTFVPHLTPMIRGIHATLYATVADTSADLQALFEKRYADEPFVDVMPAGSHPETRSVRGANVCRIAVHRPQGGDLVVVLSVIDNLVKGASGQAVQNLNILFGLDERMGLSHAGLLP; from the coding sequence ATGATCAAGGTCGGTATCGTCGGCGGCACGGGTTACACCGGCGTCGAACTGTTGCGTCTGCTGGCACAGCATCCACAGGCCGAAGTGGCGGTCATCACTTCGCGCTCCGAGGCGGGCGGGGCGGTGGCGGACATGTACCCGAACCTGCGCGGCCACTATGACGGGCTGGCGTTCAGCGTGCCGGACAGCAAGACCCTGGCGGCCTGTGACGTGGTGTTCTTCGCCACGCCGCATGGCGTTGCCCATGCCCTGGCCGGCGAACTGCTGGCGGCGGGTACCAAGGTGATCGACCTGTCGGCCGACTTCCGTTTGCAGGACGCCGCCGAGTGGGGCAAGTGGTACGGCCAGCCGCACGGCGCACCGGAGCTGCTCAAGGACGCAGTGTACGGCCTGCCTGAAGTCAACCGTGAGAAGATCCGCCAGGCGCGCCTGATCGCCGTGCCGGGTTGTTACCCGACTGCCACCCAGCTGGGCTTCCTTCCGCTGCTGGAAGCAGGCCTGGCCGACCCGTCGCGACTGATCGCCGACTGCAAGTCCGGGGTCAGCGGTGCTGGCCGTGGTGCAGCGGTGGGCTCGCTGTTCTGCGAAGCCGGCGAGAGCATGAAGGCCTATGCGGTCAAGGGCCATCGCCACCTGCCGGAAATCAGCCAGGGCTTGCGCCTGGCTGCTGGCAAAGACATCGGCTTGACCTTCGTCCCGCACTTGACGCCGATGATCCGTGGCATCCACGCCACCCTGTACGCAACTGTGGCCGATACTTCGGCCGACCTGCAGGCGCTGTTCGAGAAGCGCTATGCCGACGAGCCGTTCGTCGACGTGATGCCTGCTGGCAGCCACCCGGAAACCCGCAGCGTGCGCGGCGCCAACGTCTGTCGCATTGCCGTTCATCGCCCACAGGGCGGCGACCTGGTGGTGGTGCTTTCGGTGATCGACAACCTGGTCAAGGGCGCATCCGGCCAGGCGGTGCAGAACCTCAACATCCTGTTCGGCCTGGACGAGCGCATGGGCCTGTCCCACGCTGGCCTGCTGCCGTAA
- a CDS encoding DUF2157 domain-containing protein yields MTDRFDAKDLARAVHAGILQPGQDQALAAFLRQQPAPRGSFQLAHVAFYFGAMLIMAAMGWLLTEAWMSIGDWALLAMASLYILLLTLFAVNLQHRTQPVAAGVLAAVAVSIVPLAVFAVERLAGWWPLDDVQANYHQYYTYVQGGWLAMEAATVVAGLLMLRLVPYPFIIMPVAVALWFMSMDLSEWLFGSPFSWEQRREVSLWFGLGLLAVFIVVDGRTREDYAHWGYLAGLAAFWGGLTLTDSGSELGKAMYCLVNIALMGMAVLLRRPVFMVFGALGVAAYLGYLSYEVFAESLLFPLVVTLIGLAVIGLGLAYQKRRERLSQVLRGWLPDRVRAALPALRR; encoded by the coding sequence ATGACGGACCGTTTCGACGCCAAGGACCTGGCGCGCGCCGTGCACGCCGGCATTCTCCAGCCAGGCCAGGACCAGGCCCTTGCGGCCTTCCTGCGCCAGCAACCGGCACCCCGCGGCAGCTTCCAGCTGGCCCATGTCGCATTCTATTTCGGCGCCATGCTGATCATGGCGGCCATGGGCTGGCTGCTCACCGAAGCCTGGATGAGTATTGGCGACTGGGCACTGCTGGCCATGGCCAGCCTTTACATCCTGCTGCTCACGCTGTTCGCCGTTAACCTGCAACATCGCACCCAGCCCGTCGCGGCTGGGGTGCTGGCAGCAGTCGCGGTCAGCATCGTGCCGCTGGCGGTGTTCGCCGTCGAACGGCTGGCCGGCTGGTGGCCACTCGACGATGTGCAGGCCAACTATCACCAGTACTACACCTATGTGCAGGGCGGCTGGCTGGCAATGGAAGCGGCCACGGTAGTCGCCGGGCTACTGATGCTGAGGCTGGTCCCCTACCCGTTCATCATCATGCCGGTGGCCGTGGCCTTGTGGTTCATGTCGATGGACCTGAGCGAATGGTTGTTCGGCTCGCCGTTCAGCTGGGAACAACGCCGCGAGGTGTCGCTATGGTTCGGGCTGGGCCTGCTGGCGGTATTCATCGTGGTAGACGGCCGCACCCGCGAAGATTACGCACACTGGGGTTATCTCGCCGGGCTGGCGGCGTTCTGGGGCGGGCTGACGCTGACGGACAGCGGCAGCGAGCTGGGCAAGGCCATGTACTGCCTGGTCAACATCGCACTCATGGGCATGGCAGTACTGCTGCGCCGGCCGGTGTTCATGGTCTTCGGCGCGCTGGGGGTGGCGGCCTACCTGGGCTACCTGTCGTATGAGGTGTTTGCCGAGTCGCTGCTGTTCCCGCTGGTGGTGACCTTGATCGGGCTCGCGGTCATAGGCCTGGGCCTGGCTTATCAGAAACGGCGGGAGCGATTGAGCCAGGTGCTCCGCGGTTGGCTGCCTGACCGGGTGCGGGCGGCATTGCCTGCGCTGCGCAGATGA
- a CDS encoding anhydro-N-acetylmuramic acid kinase has product MMLYLGVMSGTSLDGLDIALIAQGEQPELLATHYLPMPGDLRQELLALCSSGPDEIARAALAENRWATLASEGIRQLLASQGLQADAIRAIGSHGQTIRHEPARGFTVQIGNPALLAELTGISVVADFRRRDVAAGGQGAPLVPAFHETLFGHLGQRLAILNVGGFSNLSLIEQDKPVRGFDCGPGNVLLDAWIERKRGQAYDADGAWAASGTVQADLLDTLLADPFFAGSGPKSTGREVFNLAWLDGHLARLPAYRDEDVQATLLELTARSIIDSLNNAQQGTEALLVCGGGARNGALMARLGQLLPAARVASTGAHGVDPDWVEAMAFAWLAHCCLEGIAANRPSVTAAKGLRVLGAIYPA; this is encoded by the coding sequence ATGATGCTCTACCTGGGGGTGATGTCCGGCACCAGCCTCGATGGCCTGGACATTGCCCTGATCGCACAAGGCGAGCAGCCTGAGCTGCTCGCCACCCACTACCTGCCCATGCCCGGCGACCTGCGCCAGGAACTGCTTGCCCTCTGCAGCAGCGGCCCTGACGAGATCGCGCGCGCCGCGCTGGCGGAAAACCGCTGGGCCACGCTTGCCAGTGAAGGCATCCGCCAGCTGCTGGCCAGCCAGGGGCTGCAGGCTGATGCCATCCGCGCCATCGGCAGCCACGGCCAGACCATCCGCCACGAGCCCGCACGCGGTTTTACCGTGCAAATCGGCAACCCGGCGCTGCTCGCCGAGCTTACCGGCATCAGCGTGGTCGCTGACTTCCGCCGCCGCGATGTGGCAGCCGGCGGTCAAGGCGCACCACTGGTCCCGGCCTTTCATGAAACCCTGTTCGGCCATCTCGGCCAGCGCCTTGCCATACTCAACGTGGGCGGCTTCAGCAACCTGAGCCTGATCGAGCAGGATAAGCCCGTCCGTGGCTTCGACTGCGGCCCGGGTAACGTGCTGCTGGACGCCTGGATCGAGCGCAAGCGCGGCCAGGCCTATGATGCGGATGGCGCCTGGGCGGCTTCGGGTACGGTACAGGCCGACTTGCTCGACACACTGCTGGCCGACCCGTTCTTCGCTGGCAGCGGCCCGAAGAGCACAGGCCGCGAAGTGTTCAACCTGGCCTGGCTGGACGGTCACCTTGCCCGCCTGCCCGCCTACCGCGACGAAGATGTACAGGCAACACTGCTGGAGCTGACCGCACGCAGCATCATCGACTCGCTGAACAATGCCCAACAAGGCACCGAAGCGCTGTTGGTGTGCGGCGGCGGCGCGCGCAACGGCGCTCTGATGGCACGGCTTGGCCAGCTGCTACCAGCCGCCCGGGTCGCCAGCACCGGCGCCCACGGTGTTGACCCGGACTGGGTCGAAGCCATGGCATTCGCCTGGCTGGCCCATTGTTGCCTGGAAGGTATCGCCGCAAACCGCCCTAGCGTGACAGCGGCCAAAGGCCTACGGGTATTAGGCGCAATCTACCCAGCCTGA
- the trpD gene encoding anthranilate phosphoribosyltransferase: MDIKSALSRIVGHLDLSTEEMRDVMRQIMTGQCSEAQIGAFLMGMRMKSESIDEIVGAVSVMRELADKVELQSLDGVVDIVGTGGDGANIFNVSTASSFVLAAAGCTVAKHGNRAVSGKSGSADLLEAAGIYLNLTPTQVARCIDSLGIGFMFAQSHHSAMKHAAGPRRDLGLRTLFNMLGPLTNPAGVKHQVVGVFTQALCRPLAEVLQRLGSKHVLVVHSKDGLDEFSLAAPTFVAELKNGEITEYWVEPEDLGMKSQSLHGLAVENPQASLELIRDALGRRKTENGQKAAEMIVLNAGAALYAADHAMSLKAGVELAHDVLHTGLAWEKLQELGAFTAVFKVENEA; encoded by the coding sequence ATGGATATCAAGAGCGCGTTAAGCCGTATCGTCGGCCACCTGGACCTTTCCACCGAAGAAATGCGCGACGTCATGCGCCAGATCATGACTGGCCAGTGCAGCGAAGCGCAGATCGGTGCCTTCCTGATGGGCATGCGCATGAAAAGCGAAAGCATCGACGAAATCGTCGGTGCGGTATCGGTGATGCGTGAACTGGCCGACAAGGTCGAGCTGCAAAGCCTCGATGGCGTGGTCGATATCGTCGGCACCGGCGGCGATGGCGCCAACATCTTCAACGTCTCCACTGCCTCGTCGTTCGTTCTGGCGGCGGCGGGTTGCACCGTGGCCAAGCATGGCAACCGCGCGGTATCGGGCAAGAGCGGCAGTGCCGACCTGCTGGAAGCGGCAGGCATCTATCTGAACCTCACGCCCACCCAGGTGGCTCGCTGCATCGACAGCCTGGGCATCGGCTTCATGTTTGCACAAAGCCACCACAGTGCCATGAAGCATGCCGCTGGCCCGCGTCGCGACCTGGGGCTGCGTACCCTGTTCAACATGCTCGGCCCGCTTACGAATCCGGCCGGAGTGAAGCACCAGGTCGTGGGGGTGTTCACCCAGGCCCTGTGCCGGCCATTGGCCGAGGTGCTGCAGCGCCTGGGCAGCAAGCACGTATTGGTCGTGCACTCCAAGGACGGCCTGGACGAGTTCAGCCTGGCCGCGCCCACCTTCGTTGCCGAACTGAAAAATGGCGAGATCACTGAGTACTGGGTCGAGCCGGAAGACCTTGGCATGAAGAGCCAGAGCCTGCATGGCCTGGCGGTCGAGAACCCGCAGGCGTCGCTGGAGTTGATCCGTGACGCGCTGGGGCGGCGCAAGACCGAGAACGGCCAGAAGGCCGCCGAGATGATCGTGCTCAATGCTGGCGCAGCGCTGTATGCCGCTGACCATGCCATGAGCCTGAAAGCCGGTGTGGAACTGGCCCACGACGTACTGCACACCGGGCTGGCCTGGGAGAAGCTGCAGGAACTGGGTGCCTTTACTGCAGTATTCAAGGTGGAGAACGAAGCATGA
- a CDS encoding nitronate monooxygenase family protein — protein sequence MSLPASLEQRLRLPVVAAPMFLISNPRLVLACCASGIVGSFPALNQRDSAGFKAWLEEIEAGLAQLPAPAPYAVNLIVHPSNPRLRADLALCVEHRVPIVITSLGAVKEVVDAVHDYGGLVFHDVTTRRHAEKAAAAGVDGLIAVAAGAGGHAGTLSPFALVAEIRQFFDKTLLLAGCLNHGHEILAAQVLGADLAYMGTRFIATTESQAESAYKQMLLSAHAADIIHTPAVSGVPASFLRPSLEQAGYDMDALKGGHEQGKLKPMDDEAKAWKTVWSAGQGVGGIDDLPGAGVLVERLYNEYRDALQRCQALGHRVS from the coding sequence ATGTCGTTACCCGCCTCGCTCGAACAACGCCTGCGCTTGCCTGTGGTTGCCGCCCCGATGTTCCTGATCTCCAACCCCAGGCTGGTGCTGGCGTGCTGCGCCAGCGGCATCGTCGGCAGCTTCCCCGCCCTGAACCAGCGCGACAGCGCCGGTTTCAAGGCCTGGCTGGAGGAAATCGAAGCCGGTCTGGCGCAGTTGCCGGCGCCAGCACCCTATGCCGTCAACCTGATCGTCCACCCGAGCAACCCGCGCCTGCGGGCTGACCTGGCCTTGTGTGTGGAACACCGTGTGCCGATCGTCATCACCAGCCTCGGCGCGGTGAAGGAAGTGGTCGATGCCGTGCACGATTACGGCGGTCTGGTATTCCACGATGTCACCACCCGCCGCCATGCCGAAAAGGCTGCCGCGGCCGGCGTCGATGGCCTGATCGCCGTGGCGGCAGGCGCAGGCGGCCATGCCGGCACCTTGAGCCCGTTCGCCCTGGTCGCGGAGATTCGCCAGTTCTTCGACAAGACCTTGCTGCTGGCCGGTTGCCTCAACCATGGCCACGAAATTCTGGCGGCACAGGTGCTGGGCGCCGACCTGGCGTACATGGGCACCCGCTTCATCGCTACAACCGAAAGCCAGGCTGAGAGTGCCTACAAGCAGATGCTGCTGAGCGCCCATGCTGCCGATATCATTCATACCCCGGCGGTATCCGGTGTCCCCGCCAGTTTCCTGCGCCCGAGCCTGGAACAGGCGGGCTACGACATGGACGCGCTCAAGGGTGGCCACGAGCAAGGCAAGCTCAAGCCGATGGACGACGAAGCCAAGGCCTGGAAGACCGTGTGGTCGGCGGGCCAGGGTGTCGGCGGGATCGATGACCTGCCGGGTGCCGGCGTGCTGGTCGAACGGCTCTACAACGAGTACCGGGATGCCCTGCAGCGCTGCCAGGCCCTGGGGCATCGCGTCTCGTAG
- a CDS encoding SDR family oxidoreductase produces the protein MTRYAMITGASSGLGLALAEALARRGRNLILVARQRETLEPVAIELTQRFGVEVLFRACDLSQPLRLSGFVLELEEGERRIDLLVNCAGLRTYGPFLAHEWADEQDLLEVNVLALSRLCHAIGNLMAVQGGGQILNVAGLAGVAPGPWMAAYAASKAYVLSFSQALREELKRTGIKVSVLCPGPVRSSRRRIPRLDGKPSCLSPEEVALYTVRALDKNRALIMPGRRNRWLAFAPRLLPRWLVRKLAGFIHRRYCPLGME, from the coding sequence ATGACCCGTTACGCCATGATCACTGGTGCTTCCAGCGGCCTGGGCCTGGCCCTGGCGGAAGCGCTGGCGCGGCGCGGGCGCAACCTGATCCTGGTAGCACGCCAGCGGGAGACGCTGGAACCGGTAGCCATCGAGCTTACCCAGCGCTTTGGCGTGGAAGTGCTGTTCCGCGCTTGCGACCTCAGCCAGCCACTGCGCCTGTCGGGCTTCGTGCTGGAACTGGAAGAAGGCGAACGGCGCATCGACCTGCTAGTCAACTGTGCCGGCCTGCGCACCTACGGCCCGTTCCTGGCTCATGAGTGGGCCGACGAGCAGGACCTGTTGGAAGTCAACGTGCTGGCCCTGAGCCGGCTATGCCACGCCATCGGCAACCTGATGGCGGTGCAGGGCGGCGGTCAGATCCTCAATGTTGCAGGCCTGGCCGGCGTGGCGCCGGGCCCGTGGATGGCCGCCTATGCCGCCAGCAAGGCCTATGTATTGAGCTTCTCGCAGGCCCTGCGCGAAGAACTCAAGCGCACCGGCATCAAGGTCTCGGTGCTGTGCCCCGGCCCGGTGCGTTCCTCGCGTCGGCGTATACCGCGGCTCGATGGCAAGCCGAGCTGCCTCAGCCCGGAGGAGGTGGCGCTGTACACCGTGCGCGCACTGGACAAGAACCGCGCACTGATCATGCCTGGCCGGCGCAACCGCTGGCTGGCTTTCGCCCCGCGCCTGCTGCCCCGCTGGCTGGTGCGCAAGCTGGCCGGCTTCATCCACCGTCGCTACTGCCCGCTCGGCATGGAATAG
- the trpC gene encoding indole-3-glycerol phosphate synthase TrpC, with product MSVPTVLEKIIARKFQEVAERSARVSLAELEALAKVADAPRGFAKALIEQAGRKQPAVIAEIKKASPSKGVIREHFVPAEIAVSYEKGGATCLSVLTDVDYFQGADEYLQQARAAVSLPVIRKDFMVDPYQIVEARALGADCVLLIVAALDDVKMAELAATAKDVGLDVLVEVHDGDELERALKTLDTPLVGVNNRNLHTFEVSLETTLDLLPRIPRDRLAVTESGILNRADVELMEINEVYSFLVGEAFMRAEQPGLELQRLFFPEQVKKTVQQLD from the coding sequence ATGAGTGTGCCGACGGTGCTGGAAAAGATCATTGCCCGCAAGTTCCAGGAAGTGGCCGAGCGCAGTGCGCGCGTCAGTCTGGCTGAACTGGAAGCGCTGGCCAAGGTTGCCGACGCCCCGCGTGGCTTTGCCAAGGCGTTGATCGAACAGGCCGGGCGCAAGCAGCCGGCTGTGATTGCCGAAATCAAGAAGGCCTCGCCGAGCAAGGGTGTGATCCGCGAGCATTTCGTGCCGGCGGAAATCGCCGTCAGCTACGAGAAAGGCGGGGCGACCTGCCTGTCGGTGCTGACCGATGTGGATTATTTCCAGGGTGCCGATGAATATCTGCAGCAGGCTCGCGCGGCAGTTTCGCTGCCGGTGATCCGCAAGGATTTCATGGTCGACCCGTACCAGATCGTCGAAGCCCGGGCCTTGGGCGCAGACTGCGTGCTGCTGATCGTGGCGGCACTGGATGACGTGAAGATGGCCGAGCTGGCGGCCACGGCGAAAGATGTCGGCCTTGATGTGCTGGTGGAAGTGCACGACGGCGATGAGCTGGAGCGTGCGCTGAAAACCCTGGATACACCGCTGGTGGGGGTCAACAACCGCAACCTGCACACCTTTGAGGTCAGCCTGGAAACCACCCTTGACCTGCTGCCGCGCATTCCGCGTGATCGCCTGGCTGTTACCGAGAGCGGTATCCTGAACCGCGCCGATGTGGAGCTGATGGAAATCAACGAGGTCTATTCGTTCCTGGTGGGTGAGGCGTTCATGCGTGCCGAACAGCCTGGGCTGGAGCTGCAGCGGTTGTTCTTCCCGGAACAGGTGAAGAAGACTGTTCAACAACTGGACTGA
- a CDS encoding OsmC family protein translates to MKARIQWAGEAMFLGESGSGHVVVMDGPPEAGGRNLGVRPMEMLLLGLGGCSSFDVVSILKKSRQAVESCEAFLEAERAGEDPKVFTRIHMNFVVKGRGLKEAQVKRAVELSAEKYCSASIMLERAGVEISHGYEIVELG, encoded by the coding sequence ATGAAGGCACGTATCCAGTGGGCCGGTGAGGCAATGTTCCTCGGCGAATCGGGGAGCGGCCACGTCGTCGTGATGGACGGCCCACCCGAGGCCGGCGGCCGCAACCTGGGTGTGCGGCCGATGGAAATGCTGTTGCTGGGCCTGGGTGGCTGCAGCAGCTTCGACGTGGTCAGCATTCTGAAGAAGTCGCGGCAGGCGGTGGAAAGCTGCGAGGCGTTCCTCGAGGCCGAGCGTGCAGGCGAGGACCCGAAGGTGTTCACCAGGATTCATATGAACTTCGTGGTGAAAGGGCGCGGGCTGAAAGAGGCGCAGGTCAAGCGCGCGGTGGAGCTGTCGGCGGAAAAGTACTGCTCGGCCTCGATCATGCTGGAGCGTGCCGGGGTGGAGATCAGCCACGGTTATGAAATCGTAGAGCTGGGTTAA
- the crp gene encoding cAMP-activated global transcriptional regulator CRP translates to MVASALPAKIKNIDRLLVHCQRRRYPAKSNIICAGDRAETLSFIIKGSVTILIEDDEGHEMIIAYLNSGDFFGELGLFEPAGSEQHRSAWVRAKTECEVAEISYEKFRELARLDPEILYALGSQMAQRLRNTTRKVGDLAFFDVTGRVARCLLDLCKQPDAMTHPDGMQIKITRQEIGRIVGCSREMVGRVLKDLEERSLVQVKGKTMVVYGTR, encoded by the coding sequence ATGGTTGCTTCTGCCTTACCCGCCAAGATAAAGAACATCGACAGGCTGCTGGTGCACTGCCAGCGCCGTCGCTACCCCGCCAAAAGCAATATCATTTGCGCCGGCGACCGGGCCGAGACGCTGTCATTCATCATCAAAGGGTCGGTCACCATCCTCATCGAGGACGACGAAGGCCATGAAATGATCATCGCCTACCTGAACAGCGGCGATTTCTTTGGCGAACTGGGTCTGTTCGAGCCTGCTGGCAGCGAGCAACACCGCAGTGCCTGGGTGCGCGCGAAAACCGAATGCGAAGTGGCCGAAATCAGTTACGAGAAATTTCGCGAACTGGCGCGCCTGGACCCGGAGATTCTCTATGCGCTGGGCAGCCAGATGGCCCAACGCCTACGCAACACCACGCGCAAGGTAGGCGACCTGGCGTTTTTCGACGTGACCGGGCGGGTTGCACGTTGCCTGCTGGACCTGTGCAAGCAACCTGACGCCATGACCCACCCCGACGGCATGCAGATCAAGATCACCCGTCAGGAGATCGGGCGTATCGTCGGTTGCTCCCGGGAAATGGTCGGCCGCGTCCTCAAGGACCTGGAAGAACGCAGCCTGGTGCAGGTCAAAGGCAAGACCATGGTGGTCTACGGCACACGCTAA
- the erpA gene encoding iron-sulfur cluster insertion protein ErpA, whose translation MSVETFTPTALEFTHGAAQKVKNLVSEEGNDRLKLRVFVTGGGCSGFQYGFTFDEDVAEDDTIVEREGVSLVVDPMSFQYLAGAEVDYQEGLEGSRFVIKNPNAATTCGCGSSFSI comes from the coding sequence ATGAGCGTCGAAACCTTCACCCCTACGGCTTTGGAATTCACCCACGGTGCTGCGCAGAAGGTGAAGAACCTGGTTTCCGAGGAAGGCAACGATCGTCTGAAGCTGCGCGTGTTCGTCACCGGTGGCGGTTGCTCCGGCTTCCAGTATGGCTTCACCTTCGATGAAGACGTGGCCGAGGATGACACCATCGTCGAGCGCGAAGGGGTTTCCCTGGTGGTCGACCCGATGAGCTTCCAGTACCTGGCCGGCGCCGAGGTGGATTACCAGGAAGGCCTGGAAGGCTCGCGCTTCGTGATCAAGAACCCTAATGCTGCAACTACTTGCGGCTGCGGCTCGTCGTTCTCGATCTAA
- the hemJ gene encoding protoporphyrinogen oxidase HemJ translates to MLYLWIKALHIVSVVCWFAGLFYLPRLFVYHAQSQDSISQERFVTMERKLFRGIMNPAMIATYVFGAWMLYLTPGWLSQGWLHAKLTLVILLTVYHHMCGAQRKRFASGSNTHSHVYYRWFNEVPVVFLLGIVILVVAKPF, encoded by the coding sequence ATGCTTTACCTATGGATCAAAGCGCTGCACATCGTCAGCGTGGTGTGCTGGTTCGCCGGCCTGTTCTACCTGCCGCGACTGTTCGTCTACCATGCCCAGAGCCAGGACAGCATCAGCCAGGAACGCTTCGTGACCATGGAACGCAAGCTGTTCCGCGGCATCATGAACCCGGCGATGATCGCCACCTACGTGTTCGGCGCATGGATGCTCTACCTCACCCCGGGCTGGCTCAGCCAGGGCTGGCTGCATGCCAAGCTGACCCTGGTCATCCTGCTGACCGTCTACCATCACATGTGCGGCGCCCAGCGCAAACGCTTCGCCAGCGGCAGCAACACCCACAGTCACGTCTACTATCGCTGGTTCAACGAAGTGCCCGTGGTGTTCCTGCTGGGCATCGTGATTCTGGTGGTGGCCAAGCCGTTCTGA